In Gossypium arboreum isolate Shixiya-1 chromosome 6, ASM2569848v2, whole genome shotgun sequence, the following are encoded in one genomic region:
- the LOC108483755 gene encoding uncharacterized protein LOC108483755, translating to MARESRPKALGFGQCSYKRITLIVCVVNIVIALFVLRSLYSSLYIYSNKDNVVKYTPDQIREMEESDKIRRASEPIELVKLIKRIKHEFSSDESLAELPRAVKHKITDEILQRLRSLRPNASISDQQEAVETWRKEKLKEAKTLALGGEGLNSTLLQEEAGMLVKALQSNWAALSEEIGLWIPTEVINQEHDDKPEGVEDTEEEDQILAGRPLPPQCHAELHTDYDGAAVRWGLTHHKESAADCCQACLDQAKNAKPGEKKCNIWVYCPSENGCYSPDIYQHKHMECWLKFSEKPRLNFKNRYSEQYRDRHPKAPVMVPWVSGIISE from the exons ATGGCTAGAGAAAGTAGACCCAAAGCTTTGGGTTTCGGGCAGTGCTCGTATAAAAGGATAACACTGATTGTTTGCGTCGTTAACATTGTTATTGCTCTCTTTGTTCTTCGTTCTCTTTATTCTTCGCTCTACATTTATTCAAATAAAGATAATG tTGTAAAGTATACACCAGATCAGATTAGGGAAATGGAAGAATCAGATAAGATTCGAAGAGCTAGTGAACCTATAGAGCTTGTTAAATTG ATTAAGCGAATAAAGCATGAATTTTCGAGTGATGAATCGTTGGCCGAATTGCCACGGGCGGTTAAGCATAAGATAACTGATGAAATCTTACAGAGATTGAGAAGTTTGAGACCAAATGCCAGTATCAGTGACCAGCAAG AAGCGGTTGAAACCTGGCGCAAGGAGAAATTAAAAGAAGCCAAAACGTTGGCCCTCGGAGGAGAGGGGTTGAATTCAACTCTTTTGCAAGAGGAAGCAG GGATGTTAGTAAAAGCCTTGCAGTCCAATTGGGCTGCACTATCGGAAGAAATCGGCCTCTGGATACCAACTGAAGTCATTAATCAAGAACATGATGATAAGCCTGAGGGTGTGGAAGATACAG AAGAGGAGGACCAAATTTTAGCTGGGAGGCCGCTTCCACCACAATGCCATGCTGAACTTCACACAGATTATGATGGTGCAGCCGTTAGATGGGGTCTTACCCACCACAAAGAAAGTGCAGCCGATTGCTGCCAAGCTTGTTTAGATCAAGCGAAAAATGCAAAGCCAGGTGAAAAGAAATGCAACATATGGGTTTATTGTCCGTCGGAGAACGGTTGCTATTCCCCAGATATATATCAACACAAACACATGGAATGCTGGCTGAAATTC TCAGAGAAGCCAAGACTGAACTTTAAAAACCGATACTCTGAACAATATCGAGACAGACACCCAAAAGCACCTGTTATGGTTCCTTGGGTATCAGGTATTATTAGTGAATGA
- the LOC108480941 gene encoding uncharacterized protein LOC108480941 isoform X1 — translation MGSGEGNPHFSVFDGVKTFPLTPEALMADINTAITNLEYARATAFLDSPSSSLSRNKSLYSSEYDARLADEAYKAGCAALAAGKLDEAFHSLNVSLSKCPPEKASAVAKLQSLISLTSQQLNKSPVSD, via the coding sequence ATGGGTTCTGGGGAAGGGAACCCTCATTTCAGTGTTTTTGATGGAGTGAAGACTTTCCCATTAACACCCGAAGCTCTCATGGCCGATATCAACACCGCTATCACTAATCTCGAATACGCACGTGCCACGGCTTTCCTCGATTCCCCGTCTTCGTCATTGTCGAGAAACAAAAGCCTTTATTCATCCGAGTATGATGCTCGGCTGGCTGATGAGGCTTATAAAGCCGGTTGTGCCGCATTAGCTGCTGGTAAGCTCGATGAAGCTTTTCATTCTTTGAATGTTTCACTCTCTAAATGTCCGCCCGAGAAAGCCTCTGCTGTTGCTAAGCTTCAGTCTCTTATATCTCTTACTTCTCAACAACTCAACAAATCTCCTGTTTCGGACTAG